In Triticum aestivum cultivar Chinese Spring chromosome 5B, IWGSC CS RefSeq v2.1, whole genome shotgun sequence, the following proteins share a genomic window:
- the LOC123111189 gene encoding phytosulfokines 5, producing MTRRCSPPLAPLALLLLLCFSYGAAAARPLPANTAPHQGIAVARAKAADAATTDGLVSLKEEGGKARNGGEAVSPPEATAEGMEVEAEEEACEEGNEGEECMQRRLLHDAHLDYIYTQHKGRP from the exons ATGACGAGACGCTGCTCGCCGCCGCTGGCTCCTCTTGCCCTGCttctcctcctctgcttctcctacGGCGCGGCGGCCGCtcgccccctccccgccaacactGCTCCTCACCAAG GTATCGCTGTGGCGAGAGCAAAGGCGGCAGATGCTGCAACAACGGACGGCCTAGTGTCGCTCAAGGAGGAAGGTGGCAAGGCCCGCAATGGCGGCGAGGCGGTGTCACCACCtgaggcgacggcggaggggatggaggtggaggcggaggaggaggcgtgcgaggaggggaacgagggggaggagtGCATGCAGAGGAGGCTGCTCCACGACGCGCACCTGGACTACATCTACACGCAGCACAAGGGCAGGCCATGA